In Streptomyces canus, one DNA window encodes the following:
- a CDS encoding ABC transporter permease, which produces MTTHSPALPTTLDKPARITIRGTAKTGGRVTIPRSVRRTAGPVGLVLLWFLTSATGVLPESVLASPVDVLKQAVELTRNGELPSAIAASGRRAATGFLIGAVIALSLSLLAGLFRLGEDVIDSSMGMFRAIPWVGLIPLFIVWFGIEETPKIALVALGVTYPLYFNIYGGIRSTDSQLVEAARMMGLGRLGLITYVILPSALPGALVGLRYALSTAWLALVFAEQINADAGLGYLMSNAQQYFRTDVIVLCLVVYALLGLACDFAVRILSRRLLTWRANFEGEA; this is translated from the coding sequence ATGACGACCCATTCGCCGGCACTGCCGACCACCTTGGACAAGCCCGCCCGGATCACCATCCGCGGGACCGCGAAGACGGGCGGCCGTGTCACGATCCCCCGTTCCGTGCGGAGGACCGCGGGCCCCGTGGGTCTCGTCCTGCTCTGGTTCCTCACCTCGGCCACCGGGGTCCTCCCGGAGTCCGTCCTGGCCTCGCCGGTCGACGTGCTGAAGCAGGCTGTGGAGCTGACCAGGAACGGCGAACTCCCCAGCGCCATAGCCGCGTCGGGCCGCCGCGCGGCGACCGGCTTCCTCATCGGTGCGGTGATCGCGCTGAGCCTGTCCCTGCTCGCCGGGCTGTTCCGGCTCGGCGAGGACGTCATCGACTCCTCGATGGGCATGTTCCGGGCGATCCCGTGGGTGGGTCTGATCCCGCTGTTCATCGTGTGGTTCGGTATCGAGGAGACGCCGAAGATCGCCCTGGTCGCGCTCGGCGTGACGTATCCGCTGTACTTCAACATCTACGGCGGCATCCGCTCCACCGACTCCCAACTCGTCGAGGCCGCACGGATGATGGGGCTCGGCAGGCTGGGGCTGATCACGTACGTGATCCTGCCGAGCGCGCTGCCCGGCGCCCTCGTGGGGCTCCGGTACGCGCTGTCCACCGCCTGGCTGGCGCTGGTCTTCGCCGAGCAGATCAACGCGGACGCGGGCCTCGGCTATCTGATGAGCAACGCCCAGCAGTACTTCCGCACGGACGTCATCGTGCTCTGCCTCGTCGTGTACGCGCTCCTCGGACTCGCCTGTGACTTCGCCGTACGGATCCTTTCGCGCCGCCTGCTGACCTGGCGGGCCAACTTCGAGGGCGAGGCATAG
- a CDS encoding SseB family protein yields MDTPANDHTATPAQRALDALTQNTEDATALDTLATSDVLIPVPDDAADEDTTVALPVLEQQDGAPVVPVFTSETEMAELLPFVSRYRLVPLGALAAQWPDGDLSLSIDASSTHPLTLTSEGVRTLLARP; encoded by the coding sequence ATGGACACACCCGCCAACGACCACACCGCCACTCCGGCCCAGCGGGCGCTGGACGCGCTGACGCAGAACACCGAGGACGCGACGGCGCTGGACACGCTCGCCACCAGCGACGTACTCATTCCGGTGCCCGACGACGCCGCGGACGAGGACACCACCGTGGCGCTGCCCGTGCTGGAACAGCAGGACGGCGCTCCCGTGGTGCCCGTGTTCACCTCGGAGACGGAGATGGCCGAACTGCTTCCGTTCGTGTCCCGCTACCGTCTGGTGCCGCTGGGCGCGCTCGCCGCGCAGTGGCCGGACGGCGATCTGTCGCTCTCGATCGACGCCAGCTCCACGCACCCGCTCACCCTCACGTCCGAGGGCGTGCGCACACTGCTGGCTCGGCCGTAG
- a CDS encoding acyl-CoA dehydrogenase family protein, protein MTAAPETGLTEREIIERAVALRPALLARQAETERLTHYPEDTHDDFLRAGLYRILQPRRYGGHEFGLPVFYRVVVEIARGCPSTGWALSLTAAHVLQVCTVFDEKAQDELFGTSGDFRAASTVAPVGIAQPDGPDHVILDGTWPYSSGAPYSTHYLGQTLRAGSPPGPPVLFVAPRSAWTVLDDWRGALGLRGTGSNSIRMDQARIPAHFTRETSLLDLPVEGGSVGSKLHGNAMYAGRAPSFFHGELAAVMIGTAYAAADEYARIVAARPLLLEPDRTRADLHDYQRHLGEALGVIHLAEAALRQTAEDWMEACRRNVSGEAPFTVVEDNRLALTFLNAGRMAWDVLQGILFRTAGSRHARDGERMQRYFRDAATYWTHVGPSMYEPLVRRVGCDTLGLPSEHIALIP, encoded by the coding sequence GTGACCGCCGCACCCGAGACCGGCCTCACCGAGCGGGAGATCATCGAACGGGCCGTGGCCCTCAGGCCCGCCCTGCTCGCACGCCAGGCGGAGACCGAACGGCTCACGCACTACCCCGAGGACACCCACGACGACTTCCTGAGGGCCGGCCTCTACCGAATCCTGCAGCCGCGCCGCTACGGCGGCCACGAGTTCGGCCTGCCCGTGTTCTACCGTGTGGTCGTCGAGATCGCCCGCGGCTGTCCCTCCACCGGCTGGGCCCTGTCCCTGACCGCCGCCCATGTGCTCCAGGTCTGCACGGTCTTCGACGAGAAGGCCCAGGACGAACTCTTCGGCACCAGCGGCGACTTCCGGGCCGCCTCCACCGTCGCGCCGGTGGGCATCGCACAGCCCGACGGCCCCGACCACGTCATCCTCGACGGCACCTGGCCCTACTCCTCTGGCGCCCCCTACTCCACGCACTACCTCGGCCAGACCCTGCGCGCGGGCAGCCCACCGGGCCCACCCGTGCTGTTCGTCGCCCCGCGCTCGGCGTGGACGGTCCTCGACGACTGGCGGGGCGCCCTCGGTCTGCGCGGCACCGGATCCAACAGCATCCGAATGGACCAGGCCCGTATCCCCGCGCACTTCACACGGGAGACGAGCCTGCTGGACCTGCCGGTGGAGGGCGGCAGCGTCGGCTCGAAACTGCACGGCAACGCGATGTACGCGGGACGCGCGCCCAGCTTCTTCCACGGCGAGCTGGCCGCCGTCATGATCGGCACCGCCTACGCCGCCGCCGACGAGTACGCCCGGATCGTCGCCGCCCGCCCCCTGCTCCTGGAGCCCGACCGCACCCGGGCCGACCTGCACGACTACCAGCGCCACCTCGGCGAGGCCCTCGGGGTGATCCACCTGGCCGAGGCGGCCCTCAGGCAGACCGCCGAGGACTGGATGGAGGCCTGCCGCCGCAACGTCAGCGGCGAGGCGCCCTTCACCGTGGTCGAGGACAACCGGCTCGCGCTGACGTTCCTGAACGCGGGGCGTATGGCCTGGGACGTCCTCCAGGGCATCCTGTTCCGCACGGCGGGCTCGCGCCACGCGCGCGACGGCGAACGGATGCAGCGCTACTTCCGGGACGCGGCCACGTACTGGACCCATGTGGGACCCAGCATGTACGAGCCACTCGTACGGCGGGTCGGATGCGACACCCTCGGTCTGCCCTCGGAGCACATCGCGCTGATTCCCTGA
- a CDS encoding ABC transporter substrate-binding protein, which translates to MIRRIAAAALSLSALLALTACGADSSADASSKDGTLVIGDQAKTLQTIVAASDALKGAEYKVKWAEFEGAAPLYQAVQAGAADTTYSADLPALQALSGGVKFKNVAALKNDGRHVGIVVGKDSGIDSVKDLKSQKVVVSSAKGSIAEYLLANALQQNGLSYADVKVQYLLPTDAQAAFASGKIKAWATFGVYQAVGLEQGGKLLVDGADGRVSGYGFVGASDQALADPAKKAALADFLRRLGTALEWTSTHQDAYAEAIETRNGADASVARTLASAAYSKVLPITDDVNTTVQDVADLMNGIGVLEPNVDVAKSADTSLLP; encoded by the coding sequence GTGATCCGCAGAATCGCAGCCGCCGCACTGAGCCTCTCCGCCCTGCTGGCGCTGACCGCCTGCGGCGCGGACTCCTCGGCGGACGCCTCGTCGAAGGACGGCACCCTCGTCATCGGCGACCAGGCCAAGACCCTCCAGACCATCGTCGCCGCCTCCGACGCCCTCAAGGGCGCCGAGTACAAGGTGAAGTGGGCCGAGTTCGAGGGCGCGGCCCCGCTCTACCAGGCCGTGCAGGCGGGCGCCGCCGACACGACGTACTCCGCGGATCTCCCCGCCCTCCAGGCGCTCAGCGGTGGGGTGAAGTTCAAGAACGTGGCCGCCCTGAAGAACGACGGCCGGCATGTCGGCATCGTCGTCGGCAAGGACTCCGGCATCGACAGCGTCAAGGACCTCAAAAGCCAGAAGGTCGTGGTGTCCTCCGCGAAGGGCAGCATCGCCGAGTACCTGCTGGCCAATGCGCTCCAGCAGAACGGGCTCAGCTACGCGGACGTGAAGGTGCAGTATCTGCTGCCGACCGACGCGCAGGCCGCCTTCGCCTCCGGGAAGATCAAGGCCTGGGCGACCTTCGGCGTCTACCAGGCCGTCGGCCTGGAGCAGGGCGGCAAGCTGCTCGTGGACGGTGCCGACGGCCGGGTCAGCGGCTACGGCTTCGTCGGCGCCTCCGACCAGGCCCTCGCCGACCCTGCGAAGAAGGCCGCGCTCGCCGACTTCCTCAGGCGGCTCGGTACCGCCCTGGAATGGACCAGCACCCACCAGGACGCCTACGCCGAGGCCATCGAGACCCGCAACGGCGCCGACGCCTCCGTGGCGAGGACGCTGGCCTCGGCGGCGTACAGCAAGGTCCTGCCGATCACCGACGACGTGAACACGACCGTCCAGGACGTGGCCGACCTCATGAACGGCATCGGTGTTCTGGAGCCCAACGTGGACGTGGCGAAGTCGGCCGACACGTCTCTTCTCCCCTAG
- a CDS encoding AraC family transcriptional regulator: MGEDRAAGFHSYATNSLEEAHDAIAAHYYDLRLEVAGRATEFETRLSVVDLGALTVGDVRFGTEMRMSFGEPGVYHVAVPFGGCFSVQEGHGGTDFATARRALVFDPARDIRIDTWSGDCQALTVKIDKAAVLRQLEVLLGRSVRRPPRFGPYMDVSRGPGQSWMRLAMWNLLERNVPLGLLSHPMIRGRLEQTLLEGILLATDHTFRDALEAPPPPMRPASVKRVMDAVQELPAEPYDANRLATIAQVSLRTLQEAFRSHVGMSPMAYVHEVRLQRVHRQLRAAAPGTTTVTAVAHAWGFVHLGRFARRYRERYGESPSQTLRTT, from the coding sequence GTGGGAGAGGACCGGGCGGCCGGGTTCCACAGCTACGCGACGAACTCCCTGGAGGAGGCGCACGACGCGATCGCGGCCCACTACTACGACCTGCGTCTCGAAGTCGCGGGCCGGGCCACGGAGTTCGAGACCAGGCTCAGCGTCGTCGACCTCGGCGCGCTCACCGTGGGCGACGTCCGCTTCGGCACCGAGATGCGGATGAGTTTCGGCGAGCCGGGCGTCTACCACGTCGCCGTGCCCTTCGGCGGCTGCTTCAGCGTCCAGGAGGGGCACGGGGGCACGGATTTCGCGACCGCGCGGCGGGCGCTCGTCTTCGACCCGGCGCGGGACATCCGCATCGACACCTGGTCCGGCGACTGCCAGGCACTCACCGTCAAGATCGACAAGGCGGCCGTGCTCAGGCAGTTGGAGGTGCTGCTGGGCCGGTCGGTGCGGCGCCCGCCCCGCTTCGGGCCGTACATGGACGTCTCGCGGGGGCCGGGCCAGAGCTGGATGCGCCTCGCGATGTGGAACCTGCTCGAACGGAACGTCCCGCTCGGACTGCTGAGCCATCCGATGATCCGCGGCCGTCTCGAACAGACCCTCCTGGAGGGAATACTGCTGGCCACCGACCACACCTTCCGCGACGCGCTGGAGGCCCCTCCCCCGCCGATGCGCCCGGCGTCGGTGAAACGGGTCATGGACGCCGTACAGGAGCTGCCCGCCGAGCCGTATGACGCGAACCGGCTCGCGACCATCGCCCAGGTCAGTCTGCGCACACTGCAGGAAGCTTTCCGCAGCCATGTCGGCATGTCGCCCATGGCGTACGTCCACGAGGTACGGCTCCAGCGCGTCCACCGGCAGCTGCGGGCGGCGGCGCCGGGCACGACGACTGTGACAGCAGTGGCTCACGCGTGGGGGTTCGTCCATCTGGGCCGGTTCGCGCGGCGGTACCGGGAACGCTACGGGGAGTCACCCTCGCAGACACTGCGCACCACGTGA
- a CDS encoding LLM class flavin-dependent oxidoreductase, protein MPVEFISAVHTDSGASGPAAASRIGFDRDHLRRYARALDDGGFDHTLVAYHSASPDAFQVAQFVATHTERIRPILAHRPGVVFPTHASRALATLDRISDGRLSVHIISGGSDEEQRREGDYLNKAERYERSDEYIQILRKVWQSDGPVSHEGRHFRFEGYYSDVKPVNGLIPISVGGSSPDAYRVGGQQGDIFGLWGEPLKETGEQIAAVNAVADAAGRPHPRIWVSFRPIIAPTDELAWEKAHRTLGVLKDQARNTELLRHYRTTGRPANVGSQRLLDIAERGEVYDRCLWTAPAVATNAAGASTALVGSPETVAQALLDYVDIGCDLLSIRGYDPLNDAVDYARHVLPLVRQELAHRAATGQAA, encoded by the coding sequence ATGCCTGTCGAGTTCATCAGTGCCGTCCACACCGACTCCGGAGCCTCAGGGCCCGCCGCCGCGAGCCGCATCGGCTTCGACCGCGACCACCTGCGCAGGTACGCCCGCGCCCTGGACGACGGCGGCTTCGACCACACCCTGGTCGCCTATCACTCGGCGTCGCCGGACGCCTTCCAGGTCGCCCAGTTCGTCGCGACCCACACCGAACGCATCCGCCCGATCCTGGCCCACCGGCCCGGCGTCGTCTTCCCCACCCACGCGTCCCGCGCCCTCGCCACCCTGGACCGGATCAGCGACGGGCGGCTGAGCGTCCACATCATCTCCGGCGGCAGCGACGAGGAACAGCGCAGGGAGGGTGACTATCTCAACAAGGCCGAGCGGTACGAGCGTTCGGACGAGTACATCCAGATCCTGAGGAAGGTGTGGCAGTCCGACGGTCCGGTCTCGCACGAGGGCAGGCACTTCCGGTTCGAGGGCTACTACTCGGACGTGAAGCCGGTGAACGGGCTGATCCCCATCTCCGTCGGCGGCTCCTCGCCGGACGCGTACCGGGTCGGCGGACAGCAGGGCGACATCTTCGGCCTGTGGGGCGAGCCGCTCAAGGAGACCGGCGAACAGATCGCCGCCGTGAACGCGGTCGCCGATGCCGCAGGTCGCCCCCACCCCCGGATCTGGGTGTCGTTCCGCCCGATCATCGCGCCCACCGACGAACTGGCCTGGGAGAAGGCGCACCGCACGCTCGGCGTCCTCAAGGACCAGGCGCGCAACACCGAGTTGCTGCGGCACTACCGCACCACCGGGCGCCCGGCCAACGTGGGCTCGCAGCGCCTCCTCGACATCGCCGAGCGGGGCGAGGTCTACGACCGCTGCCTGTGGACCGCCCCGGCGGTCGCCACCAACGCGGCCGGGGCGTCCACCGCCCTGGTCGGCTCTCCGGAGACCGTGGCGCAGGCCTTGCTCGACTACGTCGACATCGGCTGCGACCTGCTGTCGATCCGCGGCTACGACCCGCTCAACGACGCCGTCGACTACGCCCGTCACGTCCTGCCGCTCGTCCGGCAGGAACTCGCCCACCGCGCCGCCACCGGCCAAGCCGCCTGA
- a CDS encoding FAD-binding oxidoreductase, with the protein MTATQDTTVSARFLGLLARDLPPDRLSTDPGVLAAHATDRSGTRPTGEPLAVVHARRTEDVTVTLRHAHELGVPVVPRGAGTGLSGGATADEGALVLDLSGMNRIRELSADDQLTVVEPGVITAELDRAASAHGLRYAPDPASAALSTIGGNIATNAGGLRCAKYGVTRDSVLGLEAVLADGTVIGTGRRTVKGVTGYDLTALLTGSEGTLAVITSATLRLRPVPVATATLAAYFPSFEAAAEASYAIARAGVEPALAELVDGPVLHAIDPALRERGAALLVVQCDGAGAAAEAAAVAGLLGPLASTVETTEDPAEAEALLAARRLALPALERLGRPLIEDIAVPRSRLARAVREIRAISARHDVPVFTIAHAADGNLHPIIVVDPDLDRLPDAAWEAAGEIFALALRLGGTLTGEHGVGVLKRQWVAEELGSAAHALQRRIKEVFDPRGILNPGKAL; encoded by the coding sequence ATGACGGCAACGCAAGACACCACCGTGTCGGCGCGCTTCCTGGGGCTGCTGGCCCGCGATCTGCCGCCCGACAGGCTGAGCACGGACCCGGGTGTGCTCGCCGCCCACGCCACCGACCGCTCGGGCACCCGGCCCACCGGCGAGCCGCTGGCCGTGGTCCATGCCCGGCGCACGGAGGACGTGACCGTCACGCTGCGGCACGCCCACGAACTGGGCGTACCGGTCGTCCCGCGGGGCGCGGGCACCGGCCTGTCGGGCGGGGCGACGGCGGACGAGGGCGCCCTGGTGCTGGATCTCTCCGGGATGAACCGCATCCGCGAGCTCTCGGCCGACGACCAGCTCACCGTCGTCGAACCAGGCGTGATCACCGCCGAGTTGGACCGGGCCGCGAGTGCGCACGGACTGCGGTACGCGCCCGATCCGGCGAGTGCGGCCCTGTCCACCATCGGCGGGAACATCGCGACCAACGCGGGCGGCCTGCGGTGCGCGAAGTACGGGGTGACCCGGGACAGCGTGCTCGGTCTGGAGGCCGTCCTCGCCGACGGGACGGTGATCGGCACCGGCCGTCGTACGGTCAAGGGGGTCACCGGCTATGACCTCACCGCGCTGCTGACCGGCTCGGAGGGCACCCTCGCGGTGATCACCTCGGCGACGCTTCGGCTCAGGCCGGTTCCCGTGGCGACGGCCACGCTCGCCGCGTACTTCCCGTCCTTCGAGGCGGCGGCCGAGGCGTCGTACGCGATCGCCCGGGCCGGGGTCGAGCCGGCGCTGGCCGAGCTCGTCGACGGGCCCGTGCTGCACGCCATCGATCCGGCGCTGCGGGAGCGGGGGGCCGCGCTGCTGGTGGTGCAGTGCGACGGGGCGGGTGCGGCAGCCGAGGCGGCAGCCGTCGCCGGGCTGCTCGGGCCCCTCGCCTCGACGGTGGAGACGACGGAGGACCCCGCCGAGGCCGAGGCGCTGCTGGCAGCCCGCCGGCTCGCGCTGCCCGCGCTGGAGCGGCTGGGCCGGCCACTGATCGAGGACATCGCGGTGCCGCGCTCCCGGCTCGCTCGGGCCGTGCGGGAGATCCGGGCGATCTCGGCCCGCCACGACGTCCCGGTATTCACCATCGCGCACGCGGCGGACGGCAACCTGCACCCGATCATCGTCGTCGACCCGGACCTGGACCGGCTGCCGGACGCCGCGTGGGAGGCGGCCGGAGAGATCTTCGCGCTGGCGCTCAGGCTCGGGGGCACGCTGACCGGTGAACACGGGGTGGGCGTGCTCAAGCGGCAGTGGGTGGCCGAGGAACTCGGGTCCGCCGCACACGCGTTGCAGCGCCGGATCAAGGAGGTGTTCGATCCGCGGGGCATTCTCAACCCCGGAAAGGCGCTGTGA
- a CDS encoding cysteine hydrolase family protein codes for MTTGLLAVIDMQRVFAEPESPWATPRFAEAAAGVRRLVPAFAERVTFTRFVAPDQPTGAWRAYYARWSFALKPPDAPLWRLTDEFADRAPHVMDATTFGKWTPELATRVGPGGRLVLAGVSTDCCVLSTALAAADAGVETLVVSDACAGADDDSHAKALDVMELYGPLVRVVTVNQLIGD; via the coding sequence CATGCAGCGCGTCTTCGCCGAGCCCGAAAGCCCCTGGGCCACCCCTCGTTTCGCCGAGGCGGCGGCAGGCGTACGGCGGCTGGTGCCGGCCTTCGCCGAACGGGTCACGTTCACCCGCTTCGTGGCCCCCGACCAGCCGACCGGTGCCTGGCGGGCGTACTACGCGCGGTGGTCCTTCGCCCTGAAGCCACCGGACGCCCCGCTGTGGCGGCTCACCGACGAGTTCGCCGACCGGGCACCGCACGTCATGGACGCGACCACCTTCGGCAAGTGGACCCCCGAACTCGCCACGCGCGTCGGCCCCGGGGGCCGCCTGGTCCTGGCCGGGGTCAGCACCGACTGCTGCGTCCTGTCCACGGCCCTCGCCGCCGCCGACGCGGGCGTCGAGACCCTGGTGGTGTCCGACGCCTGTGCCGGGGCCGACGACGACTCGCATGCCAAGGCGCTGGACGTGATGGAGCTGTACGGCCCGCTGGTCCGGGTCGTCACCGTGAATCAACTGATCGGAGACTGA
- a CDS encoding alpha/beta hydrolase, protein MPSPFSWDEPEGLAARGTLIVLAGRGEHGGVYERFGRRLAFDAYRVRALGDASADPAVLDEAAKLLADESLPGPKVLVGSDTGALYAARLAAERTPGADALILVGLPTSPWTSGSWEAEVEARTGCPTHQGRLANDPDFRRGALGSLPEPPELHLDRVQVPVLALHGKDDTVSPVDKALAAYAGVRTYAGVRTVLFDGGRHDVLNDALHRTAAASVVLFLERLRRSPELPLIAEERA, encoded by the coding sequence ATGCCCTCACCCTTCTCCTGGGACGAACCCGAAGGTCTCGCCGCGCGCGGCACCCTGATCGTGCTGGCCGGCCGTGGCGAACACGGCGGTGTGTACGAGCGCTTCGGCCGCCGGCTCGCCTTCGACGCCTATCGGGTCCGCGCTCTCGGCGACGCGTCCGCCGACCCCGCCGTGCTCGACGAGGCGGCCAAGCTCCTCGCCGACGAGTCACTGCCCGGCCCGAAGGTGCTGGTCGGCTCCGACACCGGCGCGCTGTACGCCGCCCGGTTGGCCGCCGAGCGGACGCCCGGCGCCGACGCGCTGATCCTCGTCGGTCTGCCCACCTCCCCCTGGACATCGGGGAGTTGGGAGGCCGAGGTCGAGGCCCGTACCGGCTGCCCCACCCACCAGGGGCGCCTCGCGAACGACCCGGACTTCCGGCGGGGCGCGCTCGGATCGCTCCCCGAACCGCCCGAACTCCACCTCGACCGCGTTCAGGTACCCGTCCTGGCGCTGCACGGCAAGGACGACACGGTGAGCCCGGTCGACAAGGCCCTCGCCGCGTACGCGGGTGTCCGCACGTACGCGGGTGTCCGCACGGTCCTGTTCGACGGTGGCCGGCACGACGTCCTCAACGACGCCCTGCACCGCACCGCCGCCGCCTCGGTCGTCCTCTTCCTGGAGCGGCTGCGCCGGTCCCCCGAACTGCCGCTGATCGCCGAGGAGCGGGCATGA
- a CDS encoding LysR family transcriptional regulator, giving the protein MPQPVLDIVALRSLTAIADCGGFHRAALALTLSQSAVSQHVRKLEKVLGRAVVEREGRGTRFTTEGRLLLEQARRIIAVHDEAVRTLLGADGDTVTIGSTEHAADQFLPRLTAAVEAVRPGCRVRFRIDRSARLVEAVERGSVDVAVYVTEAAATEGTRVGGLPLTWHAVPGWEPPPAPAPVPLVAIEDPCAIRRRAIATLAARGVPATVVGDAGYLAGVLDIARTGQGVALLAAVGPAPDGLTPCEGLPEVTPIPMSALARPGADPATVEAAFAAVRELLA; this is encoded by the coding sequence ATGCCCCAACCCGTCCTGGACATCGTGGCCCTGCGCAGCCTGACCGCGATAGCCGACTGCGGCGGCTTCCACCGGGCCGCCCTGGCCCTCACCCTGAGCCAGTCCGCCGTCAGCCAGCACGTGCGCAAACTCGAGAAGGTCCTGGGGCGGGCCGTCGTGGAGCGCGAGGGACGCGGCACCCGTTTCACCACCGAGGGGCGCCTGCTGCTCGAGCAGGCCCGCCGGATCATCGCCGTCCACGACGAGGCCGTACGCACACTCCTCGGTGCCGACGGCGACACGGTCACGATCGGTTCCACCGAGCACGCCGCCGACCAGTTCCTGCCCCGGCTGACCGCCGCGGTCGAGGCGGTACGGCCCGGCTGCCGGGTCCGCTTCCGCATCGACCGCTCCGCACGGCTCGTGGAGGCCGTGGAGCGCGGGAGCGTGGATGTCGCGGTGTACGTCACCGAGGCCGCCGCGACCGAGGGCACCCGCGTCGGCGGCCTGCCGCTGACCTGGCACGCCGTGCCCGGCTGGGAGCCGCCGCCGGCGCCCGCTCCGGTGCCGCTGGTGGCCATCGAGGACCCGTGCGCCATCCGCCGCCGGGCCATCGCGACCCTGGCCGCGCGAGGAGTGCCCGCCACGGTCGTCGGGGACGCCGGCTATCTGGCGGGCGTCCTGGACATCGCCCGTACGGGGCAGGGGGTGGCGCTGCTCGCGGCGGTCGGACCCGCCCCCGACGGGCTGACTCCCTGCGAGGGTCTGCCCGAGGTCACCCCGATCCCCATGAGCGCGCTCGCCCGCCCGGGCGCGGACCCGGCAACCGTCGAGGCCGCCTTCGCCGCCGTACGGGAGCTGTTGGCGTAG
- a CDS encoding sulfurtransferase — MTVTTTVAELREQLASATPPTLLDVRWALGDPHGREHYVEGHIPGAVHVDLDTELASAPSPEGGRHPLPAIGDLQEAARGWGVREGQPVVVYDDSGNTAAARAWWLLRHAGLDQVTLLDGALSAWRAAGLPLESGLPTDPPPGDVVLRAGALPVLDADEAAELPFSGLLLDARADERYRGEVEPVDPRAGHIPGAVSAPTGRNLAADGTFLPAEELRKRLEELGAGTADRIGVYCGSGVTAAHQIAALEIAGFEAALFPGSWSAWSADPDRPATKGSRP, encoded by the coding sequence ATGACCGTCACGACCACCGTCGCGGAGCTCCGCGAGCAACTCGCCTCCGCCACTCCCCCGACCCTGCTGGACGTCCGCTGGGCGCTGGGCGATCCGCACGGACGCGAGCACTACGTCGAGGGACACATCCCGGGCGCGGTCCACGTCGACCTGGACACGGAACTCGCCTCCGCCCCGAGCCCCGAGGGCGGCCGGCATCCGCTGCCCGCGATCGGGGACCTGCAGGAGGCGGCACGCGGGTGGGGCGTCCGGGAGGGCCAACCGGTCGTCGTCTACGACGACTCGGGGAACACGGCTGCCGCCCGGGCCTGGTGGCTCCTGCGGCACGCGGGGCTCGACCAAGTGACGCTGCTCGACGGGGCACTCAGTGCCTGGCGGGCCGCCGGGCTGCCCCTGGAGTCAGGGCTCCCGACGGATCCGCCGCCGGGTGACGTCGTCCTGCGAGCGGGCGCGCTTCCCGTTCTCGATGCCGACGAAGCCGCCGAACTCCCCTTCTCCGGGCTGCTCCTGGACGCACGGGCGGACGAGCGGTACCGCGGGGAGGTGGAGCCGGTCGACCCGCGCGCGGGTCACATCCCGGGCGCCGTGTCCGCGCCGACCGGGCGGAACCTCGCCGCGGACGGCACCTTCCTGCCGGCCGAGGAGCTCCGCAAGCGGCTCGAGGAGCTGGGTGCCGGTACGGCGGACCGGATCGGCGTGTACTGCGGCTCGGGCGTCACCGCCGCCCACCAGATCGCCGCGCTGGAGATCGCCGGGTTCGAAGCGGCCCTCTTCCCCGGTTCCTGGTCCGCGTGGTCCGCCGACCCGGACCGCCCGGCCACGAAGGGAAGCCGGCCATGA
- a CDS encoding ABC transporter ATP-binding protein — MADSVEIRGLSRAFDGNTVLHELDLDIREGEFVALLGHSGCGKSTLLRILAGLDEEIGGEVTVPARRSAAFQSPRLLPWLKVWRNVVLGLPGRPDRALAERALAEVGIADRASVWPKTLSGGQAQRVSLARALVREPELLLLDEPFGALDALTRGRVQQLVAELWQRHGCAILLVTHDVEEALLLADRVLVMDEGRIAHELTVDLPRPRDLTAPEFVTLRARLLNWLGVTRTWEGTPS; from the coding sequence ATGGCCGACAGTGTGGAGATACGGGGGCTTTCGCGGGCCTTCGACGGCAACACCGTGCTGCACGAGCTCGATCTCGACATCCGGGAGGGCGAGTTCGTGGCCCTGCTCGGCCACAGCGGCTGCGGAAAGTCGACGCTGCTCAGGATCCTCGCCGGGCTCGACGAGGAGATCGGCGGCGAGGTCACCGTGCCCGCCCGCCGCAGTGCCGCCTTCCAGTCGCCGAGGCTGCTGCCGTGGCTGAAGGTGTGGCGCAACGTCGTCCTCGGGCTGCCCGGGCGTCCGGACCGTGCCCTGGCCGAGCGGGCCCTCGCCGAGGTCGGCATCGCCGACCGCGCCTCTGTGTGGCCCAAGACGCTCTCCGGTGGCCAGGCCCAGCGCGTCTCCCTGGCCCGCGCTCTGGTCCGCGAGCCCGAACTGCTGCTGCTGGACGAGCCGTTCGGCGCCCTCGACGCCCTCACCCGGGGCCGGGTGCAGCAGCTGGTGGCCGAGCTGTGGCAGCGGCACGGCTGCGCGATCCTCCTGGTCACCCATGACGTGGAGGAGGCGCTGCTGCTCGCCGACCGGGTGCTGGTGATGGACGAGGGCCGTATCGCCCACGAACTCACCGTCGACCTGCCCCGCCCCCGCGACCTGACCGCCCCCGAGTTCGTCACCCTGCGCGCCCGCCTCCTGAACTGGCTCGGCGTGACCCGTACGTGGGAAGGAACCCCGTCGTGA